Proteins encoded in a region of the Streptomyces akebiae genome:
- a CDS encoding D-alanyl-D-alanine carboxypeptidase family protein — translation MIATGVVTSAPAQAAPAKPTITAKGGFVWNNANSKALYTKAADTKRSTGSTTKIMTAKVVLSQKNLNLNAKVTVSKAYSDYIVKNQASHAGLIVGDKVTVRQLLYALMLPSGCDAAYALADKFGTGSTRAARVKSFISKMNSTAKSLGMKNTKFDSFDGISNGSNYSTPRDLTKLASNTLKNSTFKSIVGTKTTKQKVTTKSGGYRYYTWENTNKLLGWKGTFGVKTGSGAQAKYCLVFSATRNGKTIVGTVLTSTNATTRTADVKKLMDYGFATL, via the coding sequence GCTCCCGCGAAGCCCACGATCACCGCCAAGGGCGGGTTCGTGTGGAACAACGCCAACAGCAAGGCCCTGTACACGAAGGCCGCGGACACCAAGCGGTCCACGGGCTCGACCACCAAGATCATGACCGCCAAGGTCGTGCTGTCGCAGAAGAACCTGAACCTGAACGCCAAGGTCACGGTCTCGAAGGCGTACAGCGACTACATCGTCAAGAACCAGGCCTCCCACGCCGGCCTGATCGTCGGCGACAAGGTCACCGTCCGCCAGCTCCTCTACGCTCTGATGCTCCCGTCGGGCTGCGACGCCGCGTACGCGCTCGCCGACAAGTTCGGCACGGGCTCGACGCGTGCGGCGCGGGTGAAGTCGTTCATCTCCAAGATGAACTCCACCGCCAAGAGCCTCGGCATGAAGAACACGAAGTTCGACTCGTTCGACGGCATCAGCAACGGCTCGAACTACTCGACGCCGCGTGACCTCACCAAGCTCGCCAGCAACACGCTGAAGAACTCCACGTTCAAGTCGATCGTGGGCACGAAGACCACCAAGCAGAAGGTGACCACCAAGAGTGGCGGCTACCGCTACTACACCTGGGAGAACACCAACAAGCTGCTCGGCTGGAAGGGCACCTTCGGTGTGAAGACCGGCTCCGGCGCCCAGGCCAAGTACTGCCTCGTCTTCTCCGCGACCCGCAACGGCAAGACGATCGTGGGCACCGTCCTCACGTCCACCAACGCGACCACCCGCACGGCGGACGTGAAGAAGCTGATGGACTACGGCTTCGCCACTCTCTAA
- a CDS encoding BRO-N domain-containing protein, translating into MIEPSKHQPDPRTQHDAIDAGDFVYAATGARVRRLTMPDGTHWFPAVDVCKELGHTSPSKAVSDHVPPEHRAALETVSRTYGLIIPAGREWRRDLILIDIQGLLLLVTACTKPTAAPFKQWAVEVIETVQREGSYTLEEAEVQPVGPGAPIAYAMPEQIADAIVRFEERNLQADEQLAVAQQKSLALQQQMLDAQQQMLETQQQMVEMQRAGLAAQQAMAQAMERIANRLDALAVEHPAPAATATAFETHPTTESVLADWRERLSVTTDVWTVAVVIAPVLVEEGELRQPLEAIAARTGLSVHRVDECLRLLRKHACIHPVGAAEDGAPVYVLNQR; encoded by the coding sequence ATGATCGAACCCAGCAAGCACCAACCCGACCCCCGGACGCAGCACGACGCCATCGACGCCGGCGACTTCGTGTACGCGGCCACCGGAGCCCGCGTCCGCCGACTCACCATGCCGGACGGGACGCATTGGTTCCCGGCGGTGGACGTCTGCAAGGAGCTAGGACATACCAGCCCCAGCAAAGCGGTCTCCGACCATGTCCCACCAGAACACCGAGCGGCCCTCGAGACCGTCAGCAGAACTTACGGTCTCATTATTCCCGCAGGTAGAGAGTGGCGTCGAGACCTGATTCTTATCGATATTCAGGGCCTCCTCCTTCTCGTCACCGCCTGCACGAAGCCCACTGCGGCTCCCTTTAAGCAGTGGGCCGTAGAGGTGATCGAGACCGTTCAGCGCGAAGGCTCTTACACCTTGGAAGAGGCCGAGGTCCAGCCCGTCGGACCGGGCGCGCCCATCGCGTACGCCATGCCCGAGCAGATCGCCGACGCCATCGTCCGGTTCGAAGAGCGCAACCTCCAGGCGGACGAGCAACTGGCGGTCGCCCAGCAGAAGTCACTCGCCCTGCAACAGCAGATGCTGGACGCGCAACAGCAAATGCTGGAAACGCAGCAGCAGATGGTCGAGATGCAGCGTGCCGGCCTCGCCGCCCAGCAGGCCATGGCCCAGGCGATGGAGCGCATCGCCAACCGGCTCGACGCCCTCGCCGTCGAGCACCCGGCCCCCGCCGCCACCGCCACCGCCTTCGAGACACACCCCACGACCGAGTCCGTGCTGGCCGACTGGCGCGAGCGGTTGTCCGTGACGACGGATGTGTGGACGGTGGCCGTGGTGATCGCGCCGGTACTCGTCGAGGAGGGTGAGCTGCGGCAGCCGCTGGAAGCGATCGCGGCCCGTACGGGGCTGTCGGTGCACCGCGTCGACGAGTGCCTCCGGCTGCTGCGCAAGCACGCCTGCATCCATCCCGTGGGTGCGGCGGAGGACGGTGCCCCCGTGTACGTGCTGAACCAGCGCTGA
- a CDS encoding dihydrolipoamide acetyltransferase family protein, whose translation MTTMTDTSPREFKMPDVGEGLTEAEILKWYVQPGDTVTDGQIVCEVETAKAAVELPIPYDGVVRALHFPEGTTVDVGTSIIAVDVAGGAAPAQAPAEKAAPAQPTAKPAAEPAAKKPEGRKPVLVGYGVAESSTKRRPRKGVPAAAAPAEDTLYAATAIQGVQGELNGHGQHGITVPRPLAKPPVRKLAKDLGVDLATITPSGPDGVITREDVHAAVAPQTAPEPVVEAPASPAAPAVAPAPVASYDGARETRVPVKGVRKVTAAAMVGSAFTAPHVTEFVTVDVTRTMKLVEELKQDKELAGLRVNPLLLIAKALLVAIKRNPDINASWDEAAQEIVLKHYVNLGIAAATPRGLIVPNIKDAHAKTLPQLAESLGELVSTAKEGRTSPAAMQGGTVTITNVGVFGIDTGTPILNSGESAILAVGSIKLQPWVHKGKVKPRQVTTLALSFDHRLVDGELGSKVLADVAAILEQPKRLITWA comes from the coding sequence GTGACGACGATGACAGACACGTCTCCGCGCGAGTTCAAGATGCCCGACGTGGGCGAGGGGCTCACCGAGGCCGAGATCCTCAAGTGGTACGTCCAGCCCGGTGACACCGTCACCGACGGCCAGATCGTCTGCGAGGTCGAGACGGCCAAGGCCGCCGTCGAACTGCCCATCCCGTACGACGGTGTCGTACGCGCACTGCACTTCCCCGAGGGCACCACGGTCGACGTCGGCACGTCGATCATCGCGGTGGACGTGGCGGGCGGAGCGGCCCCGGCGCAGGCCCCCGCCGAGAAGGCCGCGCCCGCCCAGCCGACGGCGAAGCCCGCGGCGGAGCCGGCGGCCAAGAAGCCCGAGGGCCGCAAGCCGGTCCTCGTCGGCTACGGGGTCGCCGAGTCCTCCACGAAGCGCCGCCCCCGCAAGGGGGTCCCGGCCGCTGCCGCGCCCGCTGAGGACACCCTGTACGCGGCCACCGCGATCCAGGGCGTCCAGGGCGAGCTGAACGGGCACGGGCAGCACGGGATCACCGTCCCGCGTCCGCTGGCGAAGCCGCCGGTCCGCAAGCTGGCCAAGGATCTCGGGGTGGACCTGGCGACGATCACCCCGTCCGGCCCGGACGGGGTCATCACCCGCGAGGACGTCCACGCCGCGGTGGCTCCGCAGACGGCTCCCGAGCCCGTGGTGGAGGCGCCCGCGTCCCCCGCCGCGCCTGCCGTCGCCCCGGCGCCGGTGGCGTCGTACGACGGCGCCCGCGAGACCCGTGTTCCGGTCAAGGGTGTCCGGAAGGTGACGGCGGCGGCGATGGTCGGCTCGGCGTTCACGGCGCCGCACGTCACGGAGTTCGTGACGGTCGACGTGACGCGCACGATGAAGCTGGTCGAGGAGTTGAAGCAGGACAAGGAGCTGGCGGGCCTGCGGGTCAATCCGCTCCTGTTGATCGCCAAGGCACTCCTCGTGGCGATCAAGCGCAACCCGGACATCAACGCCTCCTGGGACGAGGCCGCCCAGGAGATCGTGCTCAAGCACTACGTCAACCTGGGCATCGCCGCCGCCACCCCACGCGGCCTGATCGTCCCGAACATCAAGGACGCCCACGCGAAGACGCTGCCCCAGCTGGCCGAGTCACTGGGCGAGCTGGTCTCCACGGCCAAGGAGGGCCGGACCTCCCCGGCCGCCATGCAGGGCGGCACGGTCACCATCACCAACGTCGGCGTCTTCGGCATCGACACCGGTACGCCCATCCTCAACTCCGGGGAGTCCGCGATCCTCGCGGTCGGCTCGATCAAGCTCCAGCCGTGGGTCCACAAGGGGAAGGTGAAGCCCCGCCAGGTGACGACGCTTGCCCTGAGCTTCGACCACCGGCTGGTGGACGGGGAGCTGGGTTCGAAGGTGCTGGCGGACGTGGCGGCGATCCTGGAGCAGCCGAAGAGGCTGATCACTTGGGCGTGA
- a CDS encoding alpha-ketoacid dehydrogenase subunit beta produces the protein MTTQTAAQTAGESAGRSAVKNMAIAKAINESLRKALEADPKVLVMGEDVGKLGGVFRVTDGLQKDFGEDRVIDTPLAESGIVGTAIGLALRGYRPVVEIQFDGFVFPAYDQIVTQLAKMHARSLGKVKLPVVVRIPYGGGIGAVEHHSESPEALFAHVAGLKVVSPSNASDAYWMMQQAIQSDDPVIFFEPKRRYWDKAEVNPEAIPGPLHKARVVREGTDLTLAAYGPMVKLCQEVADAAAEEGRALEVLDLRSVSPLDFDSIQASVERTRRLIVVHEAPVFFGSGAEIAARITERCFYHLEAPVLRVGGYHAPYPPARLEEEYLPNLDRVLDAVDRSLAF, from the coding sequence ATGACCACGCAGACAGCCGCACAGACGGCAGGAGAGAGCGCCGGGCGATCCGCCGTGAAGAACATGGCGATCGCCAAGGCGATCAACGAATCGCTGCGCAAGGCCCTCGAAGCCGACCCCAAGGTCCTCGTCATGGGCGAGGACGTCGGCAAGCTCGGCGGCGTGTTCCGGGTGACGGACGGCCTTCAGAAGGACTTCGGCGAGGACCGGGTGATCGACACCCCGCTTGCCGAGTCCGGCATCGTCGGCACCGCCATCGGCCTGGCCCTGAGGGGCTACCGCCCGGTGGTGGAGATCCAGTTCGACGGCTTCGTCTTTCCCGCGTACGACCAGATCGTCACCCAGCTCGCCAAGATGCACGCGCGCTCGCTGGGCAAGGTCAAGCTCCCCGTCGTCGTCCGCATCCCCTACGGCGGCGGCATCGGCGCGGTCGAGCACCACTCCGAGTCCCCGGAGGCGCTGTTCGCGCACGTGGCGGGCCTGAAGGTGGTCTCGCCGTCGAACGCGTCTGACGCCTACTGGATGATGCAGCAGGCCATCCAGAGCGACGACCCGGTGATCTTCTTCGAGCCCAAGCGGCGCTACTGGGACAAGGCCGAGGTCAACCCCGAGGCGATCCCCGGCCCGCTGCACAAGGCCCGCGTCGTCCGCGAGGGCACGGACCTCACGCTCGCCGCGTACGGCCCGATGGTGAAGCTCTGCCAGGAGGTCGCCGACGCGGCGGCCGAGGAGGGCAGGGCCCTGGAGGTCCTGGACCTGCGGTCGGTCTCCCCGCTGGACTTCGACTCCATCCAGGCCTCGGTGGAGCGGACGCGCCGCCTGATCGTGGTCCACGAGGCCCCCGTCTTCTTCGGCTCGGGCGCGGAGATCGCCGCCCGCATCACCGAGCGGTGCTTCTACCACCTGGAGGCCCCCGTCCTCCGCGTCGGCGGATACCACGCCCCCTATCCGCCGGCCCGGCTGGAGGAGGAGTACCTGCCGAATCTGGACCGGGTGCTCGACGCCGTCGACCGCTCACTGGCGTTCTGA
- the pdhA gene encoding pyruvate dehydrogenase (acetyl-transferring) E1 component subunit alpha, giving the protein MTVESTAARKPRRSAAGKTGTTGSKAAGTTGTRRATAKKPTDAQPELVQLLTPEGKRVRNAETAAYDPFVADITADELRGLYRDMVLTRRFDAEATSLQRQGELGLWASLLGQEAAQIGSGRATREDDYVFPTYREHGVAWCRGVDPTNLLGMFRGVNNGGWDPNSNNFHLYTIVIGSQTLHATGYAMGIAKDGADSAVIAYFGDGASSQGDVAEAFTFSAVYNAPVVFFCQNNQWAISEPTEKQTRVPLYQRAQGFGFPGVRVDGNDVLACLAVTKWALERARRGEGPTLVEAYTYRMGAHTTSDDPTRYRHDDERVAWEAKDPIARLRSYLESETDTNEGFFAELEAESEALGRRVREVVRAMPDPDHFAIFENAYADGHALVDEERAQFAAYQASFADVDEEEGK; this is encoded by the coding sequence GTGACCGTGGAGAGCACTGCCGCGCGCAAGCCGCGACGCAGCGCCGCAGGCAAGACCGGCACCACCGGCAGCAAGGCGGCCGGCACCACCGGCACCAGGCGCGCCACTGCCAAGAAGCCGACCGACGCCCAGCCCGAACTCGTTCAGCTGCTGACGCCCGAGGGCAAACGCGTGAGGAACGCGGAAACCGCGGCGTACGACCCGTTCGTCGCGGACATCACCGCCGACGAGCTGCGCGGCCTGTACCGCGACATGGTGCTGACCCGTCGTTTCGACGCCGAGGCCACGTCCCTGCAGCGCCAGGGCGAGCTGGGCCTGTGGGCCTCGCTGCTCGGCCAGGAGGCCGCCCAGATCGGCTCCGGGCGGGCCACGCGCGAGGACGACTACGTCTTCCCGACCTACCGCGAGCACGGCGTCGCCTGGTGCCGCGGGGTCGACCCGACCAATCTGCTCGGCATGTTCCGCGGTGTGAACAACGGCGGCTGGGACCCGAACAGCAACAACTTCCACCTCTACACGATCGTCATCGGCTCCCAGACGCTGCACGCCACGGGTTACGCCATGGGCATCGCCAAGGACGGCGCCGACTCGGCGGTCATCGCCTACTTCGGTGACGGCGCCTCCAGCCAGGGCGACGTCGCCGAGGCGTTCACCTTCTCCGCGGTCTACAACGCGCCGGTCGTGTTCTTCTGCCAGAACAACCAGTGGGCCATCTCGGAACCCACGGAGAAGCAGACCCGCGTCCCGCTGTACCAGCGCGCCCAGGGCTTCGGCTTCCCGGGCGTCCGCGTCGACGGCAACGACGTCCTCGCCTGCCTCGCCGTCACCAAGTGGGCGCTGGAGCGCGCCCGCCGGGGCGAGGGCCCCACCCTGGTCGAGGCGTACACGTACCGCATGGGCGCCCACACCACCTCCGACGACCCCACCCGCTACCGCCACGACGACGAGCGGGTGGCCTGGGAGGCCAAGGACCCGATCGCGCGTCTGCGCAGTTACCTCGAGTCCGAAACGGACACGAACGAGGGATTCTTCGCGGAACTCGAAGCGGAGAGCGAGGCGTTGGGAAGGCGAGTGCGCGAAGTGGTGCGTGCCATGCCCGACCCGGACCACTTCGCCATCTTCGAGAACGCGTACGCGGACGGACACGCGCTCGTGGACGAGGAGCGCGCCCAGTTCGCGGCGTACCAGGCGTCGTTCGCCGATGTGGACGAAGAGGAGGGCAAGTAG
- a CDS encoding phosphotransferase, whose protein sequence is MPRSSVPPPVLHTPPLGPLLEQYAAGSVLACEPVDEGLLNRGYRLRTTRGRYFLKHHFDPETADPAAIVRQHRATLRLADLGVPVAPPLTGRDGGTVAVVAGHAYALHPWIEGRHRHGGQLTLGQCARLGALLGVVHACLEQVMPTQETATPVRKRLIPAQRRARETRKPLGASGCSGPVGTESADPVGTFALMDELLDRVRRHRPADPFDALARHRLLERRRLLERHADRRPPRGGSVGWVHGDFHPFNVLYRDDVPDVPAAILDWDRLGVQPRAEEAVRAAVIFFVRPVGALDLAKVRSYARAYRRSAGAAPAELAAAVHRVWWERLNDFWMLRWRYERGDTRADPQFPAASALVVWWTREYDAVREAFVE, encoded by the coding sequence GTGCCGCGCTCATCTGTACCACCCCCCGTGCTCCACACGCCCCCTCTGGGCCCCCTGCTGGAGCAGTACGCCGCCGGGTCCGTACTGGCCTGCGAACCCGTCGACGAGGGGCTCCTCAATCGCGGCTACCGACTTCGCACCACCCGGGGGCGGTACTTCCTCAAGCACCACTTCGACCCCGAGACCGCCGACCCGGCCGCGATCGTGCGCCAGCACCGGGCCACCCTGCGCCTCGCCGACCTGGGCGTTCCCGTCGCCCCGCCGCTGACCGGACGGGACGGCGGCACGGTGGCGGTCGTCGCCGGCCACGCCTACGCCCTGCACCCGTGGATCGAAGGGCGCCACCGGCACGGCGGCCAGCTCACTCTCGGGCAGTGCGCCCGTCTGGGGGCGCTGCTGGGCGTCGTGCACGCCTGCCTGGAGCAGGTGATGCCGACGCAGGAGACGGCCACACCCGTACGGAAGCGGCTGATCCCGGCGCAACGACGGGCCCGGGAGACGCGAAAGCCTCTGGGGGCATCCGGATGCTCCGGGCCGGTCGGGACCGAGAGCGCCGATCCCGTCGGCACCTTCGCCCTCATGGACGAACTGCTCGACCGGGTGCGCCGTCACCGCCCGGCCGACCCCTTCGACGCGCTGGCCCGGCATCGACTGCTGGAGCGGCGGCGACTGCTGGAACGCCACGCGGACCGGCGGCCGCCGAGGGGTGGCTCGGTGGGGTGGGTGCACGGCGACTTCCACCCCTTCAACGTGCTCTACCGGGACGACGTCCCGGATGTGCCGGCCGCGATCCTCGACTGGGACCGGCTCGGTGTGCAGCCGCGCGCGGAGGAGGCGGTCCGGGCGGCGGTGATCTTCTTCGTACGTCCCGTCGGCGCCCTGGACCTGGCGAAAGTGCGCTCCTACGCGCGCGCGTACCGGCGCTCCGCGGGCGCCGCCCCGGCCGAGCTCGCGGCGGCCGTGCACCGCGTGTGGTGGGAGCGGCTCAACGACTTCTGGATGCTGCGCTGGCGCTACGAACGCGGTGACACCCGCGCCGACCCGCAGTTCCCCGCGGCCTCGGCGCTGGTGGTGTGGTGGACACGGGAGTACGACGCGGTGCGTGAGGCGTTCGTGGAGTGA
- a CDS encoding protein kinase domain-containing protein: MAQQQRSQGPSDPEATGGGMSDAPELWGNGGLVGDGRYRMTHRLGRGGMAEVFAAEDVRLGRTVAVKLLRSDLAEDPVSKARFTREAQAVAGLNHHSIVAVYDSGEDVVNGTPVPYIVMELVEGRTIRDLLINAEAPGPEQALIIVSGVLEALAYSHQHGIVHRDIKPANVIITTNGAVKVMDFGIARALHGASTTMTQTGMVMGTPQYLSPEQALGKAVDHRSDLYATGCLLYELLALRPPFIGETPLSVVYQHVQDIPVPPSETSEGAAPPELDGLVMRSLAKDPDDRFQTAEEMRGLVQYGLQMLYDQGGHTGTWNTGPVTMHEGRHTPPGGMSGTTVMPHPGESGTSQIPQPILPGYGGGGRDDGGFEGSGNRGSGRGKLWILAVLAVIAIAAGVALALNNNGDTGGGDTDTTKSPTATTSSKDKDPSESPSEEATEEPTDDSTDSDNGGGYTPPYTEAPSVTQSPTQTQPSEEPTTDEPTTDEPTTDEPTEEPTEEPTDDSSGGGDAGGLPGGIGGEEG; this comes from the coding sequence ATGGCACAGCAGCAGCGCTCTCAGGGCCCGTCCGACCCCGAGGCGACTGGCGGCGGCATGTCGGACGCGCCGGAGTTGTGGGGCAACGGCGGGCTCGTAGGCGACGGCCGGTACCGGATGACCCACAGACTCGGCCGGGGCGGTATGGCCGAGGTGTTCGCGGCCGAGGACGTACGTCTCGGCCGGACGGTCGCGGTCAAACTGCTCCGTTCCGACCTCGCCGAGGACCCCGTGTCCAAGGCCCGCTTCACGCGTGAGGCCCAGGCCGTGGCCGGCCTCAACCACCACTCGATCGTGGCGGTCTACGACTCCGGCGAGGACGTCGTGAACGGCACCCCCGTGCCGTACATCGTCATGGAACTGGTCGAGGGCCGCACCATTCGGGACCTGCTGATCAACGCCGAGGCCCCCGGCCCCGAGCAGGCGCTGATCATCGTCTCCGGTGTGCTGGAGGCGCTGGCGTACTCGCACCAGCACGGCATCGTGCACCGTGACATCAAGCCGGCGAACGTCATCATCACCACCAACGGCGCGGTGAAGGTGATGGACTTCGGCATCGCCCGCGCCCTGCACGGCGCGTCGACGACGATGACGCAGACCGGCATGGTCATGGGCACGCCCCAGTACCTCTCCCCGGAGCAGGCGCTCGGCAAGGCCGTCGACCACCGCTCCGACCTGTACGCCACGGGCTGTCTGCTCTACGAACTCCTGGCGCTCAGGCCGCCGTTCATCGGCGAGACCCCGCTGTCGGTGGTCTACCAGCACGTCCAGGACATCCCGGTGCCGCCGTCCGAGACCTCGGAGGGTGCGGCGCCGCCGGAGCTCGACGGCCTGGTCATGCGCTCCCTCGCCAAGGACCCGGACGACCGGTTCCAGACGGCCGAGGAGATGCGCGGCCTCGTCCAGTACGGCCTGCAGATGCTGTACGACCAGGGCGGCCACACCGGCACCTGGAACACCGGGCCCGTCACCATGCACGAGGGCCGCCACACGCCGCCGGGCGGTATGTCCGGTACGACCGTCATGCCGCACCCGGGGGAATCGGGCACCTCGCAGATTCCGCAGCCGATCCTGCCGGGGTACGGCGGCGGTGGCCGGGACGACGGCGGCTTCGAGGGGAGCGGCAACCGGGGCAGCGGCCGCGGCAAGCTGTGGATCCTCGCCGTCCTCGCGGTGATCGCCATCGCGGCGGGTGTCGCCCTGGCGCTGAACAACAACGGCGACACCGGTGGCGGCGACACCGACACCACGAAGTCTCCGACGGCCACGACGTCCAGCAAGGACAAGGACCCCAGCGAGTCGCCCAGCGAGGAGGCGACCGAGGAGCCCACGGACGACAGCACCGACTCCGACAACGGCGGCGGCTACACGCCGCCGTACACGGAGGCGCCGAGCGTCACCCAGTCGCCGACGCAGACCCAGCCGTCGGAGGAGCCGACGACCGACGAGCCGACGACCGACGAGCCGACGACCGACGAGCCCACGGAGGAGCCGACCGAGGAGCCGACCGACGACAGCAGCGGCGGCGGGGACGCGGGCGGCCTGCCGGGCGGCATCGGCGGCGAAGAGGGCTGA
- a CDS encoding protein kinase domain-containing protein encodes MSQDAAQGRYAGRSLAGGRYQLRDLLGEGGMASVHLAYDSVLDRQVAIKTLHTDLGREQAFRERFRREAQAVAKLTHTNIVSVFDTGEDDLDGLTTPYIVMEYIEGKPLGSVLDADVAQLGAMPSDKALKITADVLAALEISHEMGLVHRDIKPGNVMMTKRNVVKVMDFGIARAMQSGVTSMTQTGMVVGTPQYLSPEQALGRGVDARSDLYSVGIMLFQLTTGRLPFEADSPLAIAYAHVQEEPVAPSSVNRSLPPAVDAIIARALKKNPNERFPSAEAMRDECLRVAASLQPVAPSIVPGVQTASGAGVSSAVFPPIDHTGAPQSGSVQTPYQPPSTGGYGPPTPAPTPTPAPSYGYPQQGGYQTPPQTAAYSPQQGSATPPPYNIAPQQSSMSAGRSGGGKSNKGVIVGAIAVSVLAIGGLIVALSLNSGSEAEGGDDGATASSSPTVVEGHKGPDTSKVIDSTECTEPVESYNDPDKIELPDFTFKNIDSVKKCFQAAGWQYDVQKVDENTYGEGTVMEQYPAASDDVDPKDMPSVILKVSTGNPS; translated from the coding sequence ATGAGCCAGGACGCCGCACAGGGCCGGTACGCGGGGCGGTCGCTAGCCGGTGGCCGGTACCAACTGCGTGACCTGCTCGGCGAGGGCGGCATGGCCTCCGTCCACCTCGCGTACGACTCGGTGCTCGACCGGCAGGTCGCTATCAAGACACTCCACACCGACCTCGGCCGCGAACAGGCCTTCCGTGAGCGCTTCCGCCGTGAGGCGCAGGCCGTGGCGAAGCTCACCCACACGAACATCGTGTCGGTCTTCGACACCGGCGAGGACGATCTGGACGGCTTGACGACGCCGTACATCGTCATGGAGTACATCGAGGGCAAGCCGCTCGGTTCGGTGCTCGACGCGGACGTCGCCCAGCTGGGCGCCATGCCCTCCGACAAGGCACTGAAGATCACCGCGGACGTGCTGGCGGCGCTGGAGATCAGCCACGAGATGGGCCTGGTCCACCGGGACATCAAGCCGGGCAACGTGATGATGACCAAGCGCAACGTCGTGAAGGTCATGGACTTCGGCATCGCCCGCGCCATGCAGTCCGGTGTCACGTCGATGACACAGACCGGCATGGTCGTCGGCACCCCGCAGTACCTCTCGCCCGAGCAGGCCCTCGGCCGGGGCGTGGACGCCCGCTCCGACCTGTACTCGGTCGGCATCATGCTCTTCCAGCTGACCACCGGACGGCTGCCGTTCGAGGCGGACTCACCGCTGGCCATCGCGTACGCGCACGTCCAGGAGGAGCCGGTCGCTCCCTCCTCGGTCAACCGTTCCCTGCCGCCGGCCGTCGACGCCATCATCGCCCGCGCGCTGAAGAAGAACCCGAACGAGCGGTTCCCGAGCGCGGAGGCGATGCGGGACGAGTGCCTGCGGGTCGCCGCCTCCCTCCAGCCCGTCGCGCCGAGCATCGTGCCGGGCGTGCAGACGGCGAGCGGCGCGGGGGTCTCCTCGGCGGTCTTCCCGCCGATCGACCACACGGGCGCACCGCAGTCGGGCAGCGTCCAGACGCCTTACCAGCCGCCCTCGACGGGGGGTTACGGTCCGCCGACCCCCGCCCCGACTCCGACGCCCGCCCCGTCCTACGGCTACCCGCAGCAGGGTGGCTACCAGACGCCGCCGCAGACCGCCGCGTACTCGCCGCAGCAGGGCTCGGCCACCCCTCCGCCGTACAACATCGCACCCCAGCAGTCCTCCATGTCGGCGGGGCGTTCCGGGGGCGGGAAGAGCAACAAGGGCGTCATCGTGGGCGCGATCGCCGTGTCGGTCCTCGCGATCGGCGGTCTGATCGTGGCGCTCAGCCTGAACTCGGGCAGTGAGGCCGAGGGCGGCGACGACGGCGCGACCGCGTCCTCCTCCCCGACCGTGGTCGAGGGGCACAAGGGGCCGGACACGTCGAAGGTCATCGACTCGACCGAGTGCACGGAGCCCGTGGAGTCGTACAACGACCCCGACAAGATCGAGCTCCCGGACTTCACCTTCAAGAACATCGACTCGGTGAAGAAGTGCTTCCAGGCGGCCGGCTGGCAGTACGACGTCCAGAAGGTCGACGAGAACACGTACGGCGAGGGCACGGTCATGGAGCAGTACCCGGCGGCCTCCGACGACGTCGACCCCAAGGACATGCCCTCGGTCATCCTCAAGGTCTCGACGGGTAACCCGTCCTGA
- a CDS encoding bacterial proteasome activator family protein, which translates to MEMPRNERSPEQPQILVVGQDGMAVGGGGGDEDSREVPVTEMVEQPAKVMRIGSMIKQLLEEVRVAPLDEASRARLKEIHASSVKELEDGLAPELVEELERLSLPFTDEVIPSDAELRVAQAQLVGWLEGLFHGIQTTLFAQQMAARAQLEQMRRALPPGVGGHEGDDDPRTVGRSGGPYL; encoded by the coding sequence ATGGAGATGCCGAGGAACGAACGGTCGCCCGAACAGCCCCAGATCCTGGTCGTGGGCCAGGACGGCATGGCCGTGGGCGGCGGCGGAGGCGACGAGGACTCCCGCGAGGTCCCGGTGACGGAGATGGTGGAACAACCGGCCAAGGTCATGCGCATCGGCAGCATGATCAAGCAGCTGCTCGAAGAGGTACGGGTCGCGCCCCTCGACGAGGCCAGCCGGGCCCGGCTGAAGGAGATCCACGCCAGCTCGGTCAAGGAACTGGAGGACGGCCTGGCGCCGGAGCTGGTGGAGGAGTTGGAGCGTCTCTCCCTGCCCTTCACCGACGAGGTGATCCCGAGCGACGCGGAACTGCGAGTCGCTCAGGCCCAGTTGGTCGGCTGGCTCGAAGGCCTCTTCCACGGGATCCAGACGACGCTGTTCGCGCAGCAGATGGCCGCCCGGGCGCAGTTGGAGCAGATGCGCCGCGCACTGCCGCCGGGCGTCGGCGGCCACGAGGGCGACGACGACCCGCGCACGGTCGGCCGCTCGGGCGGCCCGTACCTCTAG